CTTGAACTGAGCCTGAGGGCAGAAGTCTCTCAGAAGCATATCAGCTTTATGGAGACGGGTAGATCGCGCCCCAAGGAAGATACAGTGCATAAGGTTGTGGAAGCACTTGAAATTCCTCTTCGTGATCGGAACAAACTTTTCGAGCTAGCGGGCCTTGCTCCTCAGTATGCTGAGGTTTCTATCTCTGATCAGGCAGTGACGCCTTATAAAGATGCGCTTATTCGCCTGCTCGCGCAGCAGGACCCATTCCCAGCTTATGTGGTAGATCGTTGGTGGAACCTTGTTGAAACTAACGAAGCCGGGAAAAAACTGTTTATGGCGCCTGGTGCGGATACCCCAAATCTTGTGGATGCTTTTATGGCACCGGGTATGTTCAGAGATATGGTGATGAATTTCCCTGAAGTTGCCTGGGCATTTTACCGTCGACTGCGCAGTGAAGCCCTTCAAGCGCCGGCGGACGCTAGGATGCAGGAATTGGCAGAACGGGCGAAAGCCTATCTTTCAGATGTGCCTGAACCGCTTCACTTAGGGCCGCACGAACTGGCACTATGTCCAAAACTCAAAATCGGGGATACGGTGATTAATACGGTGACGATGATCGCGCAGTTTTCTGAGCCTAATGCCATTGTGCTTGATGAGTTAAGGCTGGAGCTTGTTTTCCCGGCAGACGCTGAAGCCGCTGCGTTTTTTACTATGATGTCGCAAAGTTAAGATATTGTAATATTAAGAAAAATTCCCATACTAAAGCGTATGAAATATAGTGTGGGGGATCATCATGAAAAAATGGGGAATAAGGCTCTTAAAAGCTGCGTCTGCCTTACTGCTTCTTTTTGTAGTGGTTTTCGGAGTGTGGCTTGAAAATGCTACTGTCGTACGCACCAGTGGCGGCGTTTATCAAGCCATCTATCTGCCCTTTTTTAATGATAGACGAATAAAGTGGCGAGCGGATTTTTCAATTACAGCTGATGAACCCAATATTCAGCATATTCAGGGGCCGATTGTAGAACGCAAAGCGGACAAGAGTTTTGCGGCCCAGTGGGCGTGCGGCAATAGTGTGCATACCGCTGAAGTTGGTGAGTATGATCCGCTTAAGGTCACTTGCGGTGATAAAGCATACAGCTATGATTTTTACCCGCCGGCCAAAACAAATGATGCGGCAATCTTCAACACAGACGGCCCTGTTGCAGTTACATCTGATCTAGAAGGAAATCTGGATTATTTCCTCCGTTGGGGGATTGATACAGGTGTGTTAAATGCGGCTGGTAACTGGGCTTTTGGTGGTGGTCATCTGGTTGTTGCAGGTGATATGTTTGACCGTGGCAGGTATGTGTATGATCTTCTCTGGTTCCTGTATGATCTGGAACAGCAGGCAGAAGCTTATGGCGGTAAGGTACATATCCTCCTCGGTAACCACGAGCAATATGCGTTCATTGGGCTTATCAAAAGTGTTGAAGCAGAGCACCTGTGGGCGATTGAACAGATGATGCCGTACCCCTTGGCTCTCCGTGATGCCACGGTTCTAGGGCAGTGGTTGCGGACCAAGCCAGTGATGACGAAAATCAATAACGTGCTTTATATGCACGGCGGCATTAGTGAGCTTGTACTCAGTAGTGGTAAAACCATTGAGGAACTGAACGCGATGAACCGCGAAGCACTGGATAATTATTCTGAAATTTCGGATGATGTTTTTGCCCTTACACACGGCAATCACTCCCTGACCCAATACCGTGGTTATGCGCACGCCATGGATTATTACCCGGAGGCTGATCAAGGCTTGATCGACCGCACGAAA
This DNA window, taken from Kordiimonas sp. SCSIO 12603, encodes the following:
- a CDS encoding helix-turn-helix domain-containing protein; this encodes MTAQAQSGFGRLMKQWRQHRGHSQLELSLRAEVSQKHISFMETGRSRPKEDTVHKVVEALEIPLRDRNKLFELAGLAPQYAEVSISDQAVTPYKDALIRLLAQQDPFPAYVVDRWWNLVETNEAGKKLFMAPGADTPNLVDAFMAPGMFRDMVMNFPEVAWAFYRRLRSEALQAPADARMQELAERAKAYLSDVPEPLHLGPHELALCPKLKIGDTVINTVTMIAQFSEPNAIVLDELRLELVFPADAEAAAFFTMMSQS
- a CDS encoding metallophosphoesterase; amino-acid sequence: MKKWGIRLLKAASALLLLFVVVFGVWLENATVVRTSGGVYQAIYLPFFNDRRIKWRADFSITADEPNIQHIQGPIVERKADKSFAAQWACGNSVHTAEVGEYDPLKVTCGDKAYSYDFYPPAKTNDAAIFNTDGPVAVTSDLEGNLDYFLRWGIDTGVLNAAGNWAFGGGHLVVAGDMFDRGRYVYDLLWFLYDLEQQAEAYGGKVHILLGNHEQYAFIGLIKSVEAEHLWAIEQMMPYPLALRDATVLGQWLRTKPVMTKINNVLYMHGGISELVLSSGKTIEELNAMNREALDNYSEISDDVFALTHGNHSLTQYRGYAHAMDYYPEADQGLIDRTKQQFGVDYLVVGHSQAETLAPKFGGDVYIVENTHFSKEALVFEDGQPVIKPLSLLKERFEDKAYQIRSFSLFNMSDLKAFFGLFSAASRVPNR